Below is a genomic region from Granulibacter bethesdensis CGDNIH1.
GGCCGTGTCCTTCAGATTGATGACCATAATCTGATCCAGTACCTGCGCATGTACGGTCGGGTTATAAATCGGCACCAGCGTTTCCACGCGCCAGTCCATGTTGCGGGCCATCCAGTCGGCGCTGCTGATGAACACTTTCGCATGCCGACTTGGTAAGGCATGGCCGTTCCCGAACACGCAGATGCGACTGTGTTCCAGAAAGCGTCCGACAATAGACTTGACGCGGATATTCTCGGACAATCCCGGCACACCGGGCCGCAGGCAACAGATACCGCGGATCACGGCCATGATCTTCACGCCCGCATTGCTGGCCTCATAAAGTTTGTCGATCAGCACGGCATCAACAAGGCTGTTCATTTTCAGCCAGATCGTGCCGGGCCGTCCGCCCTGCACATGGTTGATCTCTTCCTGAATCAACTCCATCAGCGTGTCGCGGGTAGTCAGCGGGCTGAATGCCAGAGCCTCCATCTTCGCAGGACGGGCATAGCCGGTCATATAGTTGAAAAGCCGGGCCGCATCCCGTGTCAGGGCTGGATCGCTGGTGAAAAAGCTGAGATCGGTATAAATCCGCGCCGTGATCGGATGATAATTCCCGGTGCCGAAATGCGCGTAGCTGCGCATGGAATTGCCTTCCCGCCGCACGACAAGGCTGAGCTTGGCATGGGTTTTGAGCTCGGCAAATCCGAACACAACCTGCACACCGGCCGCCTCCATGGTCCGGGCGAGACGGATATTCGCCTCCTCATCGAAGCGCGCGCGCAATTCGACCATCGCGGTCACGGATTTACCGCCTTCTGCGGCTTCAATCAGCGCCTTGACGATCGGGCTGTCGCGGCTGGTGCGGTACAGGGTCTGCTTGATCGCGACGGTGGCCGGATCGCTGGCAGCCTGCCGCAGGAACTGGACCACCACGTCGAAACTCTCAAACGGGTGATGAACGATGATATCCTTGGCTCGGATCGCAGCGAAACAATCCCCGCCGAAATCGCGGATACGCTCCGGAAAACGCGGCGTATAGGGCGGAAACAACAGATCGGCCCGATCATCCACGATCAACTGCCGGACATCGGACACCGCCAGAATACCATCGAGCACCGATGCCTCGTCCGGGGAGACATCGAGTTCATCAATCACCATCTCTCGCAGTGGAAGCGGCGTCTCCCCGCTCAGGGTCAGGTCGATGACCACGCCCCGGCGACGGCGCTTCAGTGCGCTCTCGTAGGAGCGCACAAGATCCTCGGCTTCTTCCTCAAATTCCACATCGGTATCGCGGATCAGCCGAAACATGCCCTGCCCATCCACATGGAACCCCGGGAACAGGCGGTCGAGGAACAGGGTCAGCAGATCTTCCAGCATCAGGAAGCGGATACGGGGATCGGGTTTTTCCTCCCCCCTGCCATCAGCCGCAGCAGAGCGCGCCGGCAGCCGAATGAAACGGTCTGTCTGGGTCGGCAGGGGAATCAGGCCACGCATGCCCTGACCGTCCGCATCCCGCACCAGATGCAGGACCATGACCAGGCCCATATTCGGAATGAACGGAAACGGATGTGCCGGATCAACTGCAAGCGGCGTCAGAACAGGGAAAACCCGCTCCATGAACCAGTTGGCCAGAAACCGCATATCGGCTTCGTCAAACAGGGTTTCCGCCATCGCTGCCGCGGCATTGCCATGGGAAGGCAGTTTCAGGACATCGATCCCGGCCTCCCCCAGCAAATTCCGCAACGTGTTCCAGCAAGCCTGCTGGTCATTGAACAATTGCCGGGACCGGGTACGAATCTCCGCCAACTGCTGGGAGGGGGAGCGTCCATCCGGCGACAGCTCCGCCAGACCAGCTTTTGCCTGCCCGATCAGACCGGCAACCCGGACCGAGAAGAACTCGTCAATATTGGAAGCGCTGATGGACAGGAAGCGCACGCGCTCCAGCAAGGGATGCAGGGGATTATCGGCTTCCTCCAGCACACGCTGGTTGAAATCCAGCCATGACAGCTCCCGGTTGATGAAACGGTCGGGGCTGTCCGGCACGATCGGTGCCACCCCCGTCTCTGATTGAGTGGCAATACGGGGGGAGAGATCAGGGTGTGCGTCCATGGCCGCCGTTTTAGAGGAGCGCCGGGGGATTCGATAAGATTTCGTCTGCGTCTGACGCGAAACTGTCACGGCAAGCCTCATCACCATCCGATTCACACAGTCCGTTCAGGATGCGCGCCGCCAGTATTTTTGTCACCCTGCCCCCCTCCGCCAATGCGGCACGGTCGAGCCTTGCGGCCACTTCCCGCACAGCCCAGGCGGTGCGCGGCAGCCGCAATAGCAGCCAGGATTGCAGGCTGGGCGGCACACTCAACTGGCGCTCGGTCAGCAGACGCTCCAGCAACGCACGGAGCAGCGCGTCATCCGGGGGTAGAATTCCGACCGATGATGTCGCCCGTAAGCGGGAGGCAAGATCAGGCAAGGTCACGCGCCAGCGCGCCGGAGGCAGCCGGGACGCCAGCAATATCGGCACGCCCGCCTCGGCGGCGGCATTGATCAGATGCAGCAAGGCCGCTTCATCCGGGGTCGCATCCGCATCATCGACCGCAACCGGCGCCAAAGGTGCCCGTGGCAATCCACGCAGGGAAGGACCGGGCCGCCGCTCGGCCTCCTGTAAATCGGCCCAGATACTCAGTAAATGGGTCTTGCCGGTGCCCTCGTCACCGAACAGACCGAGGCGGCCTTGCGGCCACTCCGACGTGCGGGCCAGCCAGGCCCGCGCCGCCCGGTTGGAGGGGGCTTCCAGAAAATTCGAGGGCCGATAGGCCGGCTCGTAAGCAAAGGGAAGGCCAAGCTGCAAGGCCGCACTCATGGTGCAACCCCCACCGTCACCGCCCTGGTCGGAATCAACGAGCGCATTACGCCCCCGGCGGCTCCAGATAGAGCGGACTGGCCAGATAGCGCCGCAGCCAGAAACGCGACAGCACCCCGATGACGGCCGCCATGGGAACCGCGAGCAAGACACCCAGAAAGCCGAACGCCGCTCCACCCGCGAACAGGGCGAAAATCACCCACACGGCATGCAGCTCGACCCTGTCACCCAGAAAACGGGGGTAAATCACGTAATTTTCCAAAATCTGACCGGCGAGGAAAACGCCTGCCACCAGAGCCACCCGGTTCCAGTCGTGGAACTGCGCCATGGCAAGCGCAAAGGATCCCGCACCCCCCAACACCGTCCCGACATAGGGGATAAAGGAAAGGATTCCGGTGGCAAGCCCCAGCAGCAGGCCCAGATCAAGCCCCACGAAAGACAGCCCCACCGCATAGAACACACCAAGCATCAGGCAGCACAGAGCCTGCCCGCGCAGCCATGCCGACAGGATACGGTTGATCTCCCGCGCCTGCGCCCTTACCACGCCCGCATAACGGCGGGGGAGCCATAAATCCACCCGCGCCACGGCCTTGGGCCAGTCACGCAGAAGGTAAAACGCCACGACCGGCGTCACCACCAGAACGGTCAATACGTTGAACAGTGCGAAACCGCCGCCGATTACCCGGCTCAGCGCCCGTCCGAACACAGTGAGCAGGCTTCCGGCCTGCACTGACACCACATCCTGAAGCTTCGCATCGACAAAACCCGGTCCCAGCCTCTCCTGCACCCTGCCGAGCCAGTCGATTGCGGTATCGCGCACCAGCGCGACATAGGCAGGCAGACGAGACAGCAGAATGCCGAGCTGGGCCACGATCAGCGGATACAGCAACAGGGCGAACAGCAACCCGAGCAGGATCATGGCCGCGATCAGCAGACCTGCCGCCACGCCACGCGGCAATCCCAGCCGCTCCAATCGTCCCGCCAGAGGATCAAGAAAATAGGCGATCCCGCCAGCCATCACGAAAGGCAGCAGAATCGAAGCAAACAGATGCAGGGTCAGCCATACAGCAAACAGCACACCGCCGATCAGGGCCACACGCTGCATGCGCGTGGCGCCGTGCCGGGCGGGCGGTGAAGGATCAGCACGCAGGGAAGTGACCGGCACAGAAGTCTCCTCTGCCACCCTATGGAGTGAAGTCAGATCCTCCATCGTCGTCGTGACCTCGCCGGAATCGCCTGTCATCCAGCCTATGCTCCATGGTTGCCAGCACCCGACTCCCGGATTGTTGCCGCAGGGATGATCCAACCACCCCTTTATTCGGTGTCTGCTTATGGCAGCATAGCTGCTTTCAACACCGGACACATGCGGTCAACGCGGATGGCAGGCCATCCAGACATAAGCCGCCCCGCTTGCCAGCGTACTGAGCGCAACCAGAACCACCAGAATGGTATTTGTGGCCGCCACCAGACTGGCCTCCGGTGGGGCGAAGGCCGCTGTTGCCAGCAGAAAAGCGACAAGAATGATCTGTAAGGTCGTATTCAGCTTGGAAACATAGAGCGGGCTGATCGCGACGTCCTGCCCGATTGTGGTCAGCACCACGATGCCACCAAGGATCAGGATATCGCGGAACACGACGAGAATGGCCAGCCAGTCCGGCAGCAAGCCTACGATGGACAGCATCACATACATACCGACCAGCAAGGCCTTGTCCGCCACCGGATCAAGCGCCGCCCCCACCACGGTCGGGCCGCGACGCCGGGCCAGCCAGCCATCAATCGCATCCGACAGGCCGGCAGCCACGAACAGCCAGAATGCCGCTGCGAAATCGTGCCGCAGCACCAGCCATACCGCGAACGGCACGGCACAGAGCCGCCCGAAGGTGATGATGTTGGGCAGGGTAAACAGGGCATGATCCGGGGGCGGAAGCATGTTTCCGCCATGGTCCGGGG
It encodes:
- a CDS encoding RNA degradosome polyphosphate kinase, with the translated sequence MDAHPDLSPRIATQSETGVAPIVPDSPDRFINRELSWLDFNQRVLEEADNPLHPLLERVRFLSISASNIDEFFSVRVAGLIGQAKAGLAELSPDGRSPSQQLAEIRTRSRQLFNDQQACWNTLRNLLGEAGIDVLKLPSHGNAAAAMAETLFDEADMRFLANWFMERVFPVLTPLAVDPAHPFPFIPNMGLVMVLHLVRDADGQGMRGLIPLPTQTDRFIRLPARSAAADGRGEEKPDPRIRFLMLEDLLTLFLDRLFPGFHVDGQGMFRLIRDTDVEFEEEAEDLVRSYESALKRRRRGVVIDLTLSGETPLPLREMVIDELDVSPDEASVLDGILAVSDVRQLIVDDRADLLFPPYTPRFPERIRDFGGDCFAAIRAKDIIVHHPFESFDVVVQFLRQAASDPATVAIKQTLYRTSRDSPIVKALIEAAEGGKSVTAMVELRARFDEEANIRLARTMEAAGVQVVFGFAELKTHAKLSLVVRREGNSMRSYAHFGTGNYHPITARIYTDLSFFTSDPALTRDAARLFNYMTGYARPAKMEALAFSPLTTRDTLMELIQEEINHVQGGRPGTIWLKMNSLVDAVLIDKLYEASNAGVKIMAVIRGICCLRPGVPGLSENIRVKSIVGRFLEHSRICVFGNGHALPSRHAKVFISSADWMARNMDWRVETLVPIYNPTVHAQVLDQIMVINLKDTAQSWELKPSGAWHRVPAKTVAGRKPVSAHHYFMTNPSLSGRGSALHGPMLGPLVASRRPDRVSED
- a CDS encoding chromosome replication initiator DnaA; translation: MSAALQLGLPFAYEPAYRPSNFLEAPSNRAARAWLARTSEWPQGRLGLFGDEGTGKTHLLSIWADLQEAERRPGPSLRGLPRAPLAPVAVDDADATPDEAALLHLINAAAEAGVPILLASRLPPARWRVTLPDLASRLRATSSVGILPPDDALLRALLERLLTERQLSVPPSLQSWLLLRLPRTAWAVREVAARLDRAALAEGGRVTKILAARILNGLCESDGDEACRDSFASDADEILSNPPALL
- a CDS encoding AI-2E family transporter, with the protein product MTGDSGEVTTTMEDLTSLHRVAEETSVPVTSLRADPSPPARHGATRMQRVALIGGVLFAVWLTLHLFASILLPFVMAGGIAYFLDPLAGRLERLGLPRGVAAGLLIAAMILLGLLFALLLYPLIVAQLGILLSRLPAYVALVRDTAIDWLGRVQERLGPGFVDAKLQDVVSVQAGSLLTVFGRALSRVIGGGFALFNVLTVLVVTPVVAFYLLRDWPKAVARVDLWLPRRYAGVVRAQAREINRILSAWLRGQALCCLMLGVFYAVGLSFVGLDLGLLLGLATGILSFIPYVGTVLGGAGSFALAMAQFHDWNRVALVAGVFLAGQILENYVIYPRFLGDRVELHAVWVIFALFAGGAAFGFLGVLLAVPMAAVIGVLSRFWLRRYLASPLYLEPPGA
- a CDS encoding CDP-alcohol phosphatidyltransferase family protein → MPEGSFPPDQHTPDHGGNMLPPPDHALFTLPNIITFGRLCAVPFAVWLVLRHDFAAAFWLFVAAGLSDAIDGWLARRRGPTVVGAALDPVADKALLVGMYVMLSIVGLLPDWLAILVVFRDILILGGIVVLTTIGQDVAISPLYVSKLNTTLQIILVAFLLATAAFAPPEASLVAATNTILVVLVALSTLASGAAYVWMACHPR